CTAAACTGATCTAAAACAGAAATACCCAAAGTTTCAAACAGAAAATTACTGATGACTTGCTATGAATGAATTGGAAAATGCTGCAATTTTGCAAGTTGAGGTTTACCATCGatccaaattcaaataaaaaccCACTgttaccaaaataaaaacccaCTAGTATAATCTTAATTACTAAGTTGATCTAAAACACAAAGACCCAAAGTTTCAAACAGAAAATTACTCATGACTTGCCATGAATGAATTGGAAAATACTGCAATTTTGCAAGTTGAGGTTTACCATTGATCCAAATTCAAAAGTATGATGTTAGCATGTGTTAGCCCCTCCTTATCCTTCAAGTTTTTCTCTTGTATATGATTTGAGCTCAGGCTAAGCCAAAAACCCATAGTTGACATGGGTCTGGCCGTAGAATTCCTGGAAAGCTATATGAATATAGTATTTTTACTAATATGTGCTCAGCCTATGCTACAATAAACACACTTGTCCCTTTCAGTTAGCATAACATTAGAATGTATGTACTATTTACTAtagaaattaagttaaaatgacgagtaaaagaaattaactgATTTCATAGAAGAAAAGATGCAGAATTGTCTGTTGTTATCACTCTCTTGCTATCATTTACTCTTCAATTAtcctttcattttatataattggaTAATGCTTCCTTGatgatttttaaatcttaactGCAGATAGTTGAAGTCTTGACTGAATCCTTGACACTTAAAGAAACCCCCATTCCTACTAAAATTGCAAGGCTTATGCTTGTCTCTGATATTCTTCATAATAGTAGTGCTCCTGTAAGAAATGCGTCAGCATATCGCACCAAGTTTGAAGCAACATTACCAGACATAATGGAGAGTTTTAATGACTTGTACCGTAGCATAATGGGGCGTATTACTGCTGAAGCCCTAAAGGTAGACTGAACAATAGTAGATAGCTGtgatataattttagttttctttctttttctggtAGGTGATCTTTGTCTGAAATGTTCCAGGAACGTGTGCTTAAAGTTTTGCAAGTATGGGCGGACTGGTTTCTATTTTCAGATTCTTATGTGAATGGCTTAAGAGCTACTTTTCTTCGACCTGGGAATTCTGGTGTAATTCCATTCCATTCCATATGTGGGGATGCACCTGAGATTGAACAGAAGACCACTTCTGAAGATATAGTTGTTGGTGGCAAGACCAACCAAGATGCTGCATTGGCAATGGGTCGAGGGGCTGCAATGAAGGAGCTAATGAGTCTCCCTATTGCTGAGCTGGAAAGACGATGCCGACACAATGGATTGTCACTTGTTGGTGGTAGAGAAATGATGGTTGCACGGTTGTTAAGTCTTGAAGAGGCAGAAAAGCAAAGAGGTTATGAACTAGATGATGAACTGAAATATGCCCACAACCAAGTGAGTTCTGGGAAGTATTCAAGTAATAGGCAAGAAACAAGTGCAGAGCCTGAACCAGTAGGACTTTCTTCATGGAACCACTATGGGGATGAAGATTTGCCGTCACAGAGCAGAAGTTCTGTATCTTTAGCTTCTACACTTCCTATTCAACAACCTGAGCTTAAGGCATTcacaaaaaaggaaaagagtgATCCAGTTCTGCCAGCCTCAAAATGGGCCCGggaggatgatgagagtgaCGATGAACAAAGGAGAGGTGGAAAAAATCTCGGCTTAAGTTACTCATCTTCTGGTAGTGATAATGTGGATGATGGTCTTATTAAAGCTGATGAATCAGAGTCTGCAGCTGGTACAAGTTTTCCAGCTCATGCCGAGAGTGGAATGAATGAAGAGCAGAGGTTGTAATATATTTTGCCTTAATTTCTCACTTTCATTCTTTCAGTAAGATTGCCTATGGAACTGAAGACCGATAATGCCTTTTTTGTTCAGCTTGCATTTACTAACATTTGACTGTTCTAtctgtgttttcttttatatttgatagTGGTTATAATTTTCTATCCCCAAAAGCTATTCAAAATCATTATTGTTTTTTGGGATGGGGAGTGTACAACCTGTACAaggtttttatattatatatgtctGCTTATGGAGCTTACCATGGACAGGCAAAAGCTAAGACGCTTGGAGGTTGCTTTAATTGAATACCGTGAATCTCTTGAAGAAAGGGGAATTAAAAATTTGGAGGAAATTGACAAGAAAGTGGAGTCACATAGAAAACGGCTGCAAGCAGAATATGGATTATCAGATTCTGGTGAAGATGGTAAAAGTAATAGTAAGTTCTTTctatttgtctttttcttttgaaagttGTACAGAAGgaattgatttttcatttactgacattctaatgacattatgaaaatttgaatgaCTTGCACGTTGGTTTAGATGTGTTATTGCATTGCAATTATTCAACAATTGTTTagaaaattcaataatttgaCAGTCATCTGGTCAAGTATGAATCACATTCTGCTCAAGTGATGGTAACCTAACTGTAGTTGCATGTGATCCTATTTGAGATGGTACTTTGTGAGTGGCTTTATGAGGGATTTGTTCTTAGAGTATGATTTGATAAAAATTACTCAATTTATGGGGtctatcattttcattttcttcggGGCCATTGAATAAAATTTCCATGTTATGTTTCAGAAggtgttaactaataataaagcAGGATAGTAAATTATACAATGAAGtctatttgcattttaaatgaGGACGATCAACCTGATctgtttttattacatttaatgtCTTCGGTGCTACCTGGCATCATAGGCTCAGCTCCTTATTCTCACTCCACCctatgaaagaaagagaaaacagaaTTGTTAAGCAGATgtctggattttttttttggtaggaAACAAAAATGAAGGAATCAGATGCTTGGAGTGAAGTGCATAATGTATCTAGTCATAACCGTTGTCATATGCATGCTTTCATTCGTTTCTGTTTTTAATTCCTTCCTGTAACCCTTTCACCTTTCCCTTGCATTtctttaaatgttattaaaatgagaaaaaaacatATCTTTGTGTTATTCTCCTTGTTATTCTGCATCAAGCTTTCACtgatgtaaaaatttaaatagcAGGAAAAACTACAGAGAAGAGGGATAGGCATGATGTCTCAAGGAAACGACACCGAAGCCGAAGTCCAAGTGATAGTCCACAACCAAAATTATCTGGAAAAGACAAGGACAGAGAACATGATTTAGAAAGGGATCGAGACAGACAAAGGGACAGAAGTTATGATATTGATATTGAAAGAGGAAAGGACCGACACCGGGAAAAGAGTGGAAGCAGAGAGAGGGATGATCATGATAAGGACAGAAGCAGGGATAGGGACAGAGACAGAAGAAGACGGACCAAATAAGAACATTTCAGGTGTTTCAACACTGAGATATGTTACCTTACTGATTTGCAGATTGCAGTCTGGAGGACAGTTGGCTTTTTGTCATCGTAGGGGGATATATTGGCAATGTGATTAGTACCTGCAGGAAGATAGGATGAAACGTCTGTCAGGAAATTGTTACTGTAGACAATCTGTTGAAGTGCCAAGTGGTAACTGGCTCTTGATACCCCCATAATTTTAACAATGTAATTTAAGacttaaaatgtttaattttgcCCGTGAATTGCTGCTGCAGAATGCATATTAGATGAAGAGGGTTCTGTCTATACTAATGGAGAGTTAACTGAGAGATTCGGCTGATAATGTGTTTGTACTGTGTGTTGGGTAAGTTGTAGTTATAATCATTATTGCGTAATGGCACATGTTAGTAATGTGGACGAAATTTGAATTCCCACAAttgttatttgataaaaatcaataattttgtttacaCATTGAATGTTTTTGACGACTCTATAATTTTTCTATagctaatttatttttgttttcgttcCGCTACCCAAGTCTGTAGCTTTTATTCAGCTACTTTTTCTTAGTCTAAAGGGAGCGGGATTGTGCTTCTAAAACTTTTGGTAATTATCACGTAggaaaaacacttttataaaacATGGGattgaaatgttttatataGATTTGTGTAAATTTGGATTTT
This genomic stretch from Vigna radiata var. radiata cultivar VC1973A chromosome 7, Vradiata_ver6, whole genome shotgun sequence harbors:
- the LOC106768331 gene encoding protein RRC1 isoform X6, giving the protein MATKGKESERKKEEEKPKEKEKGKSRNIDHFMEELKHEQEMRERRNQEREHWRDGRHAEHSAQPSRFDELPDDFDPSGKLPGSFDDGDPQTTNLYVGNLSPKVDENFLLRTFGRFGPIASVKIMWPRTEEERRRQRNCGFVAFMNRADGQAAKDEMQGVVVYEYELKIGWGRSVALPSQALPAPPPGHMAIRSKEGSTVILSGPSGPPLTSVPNQNSELVLTPNVPDIMVTPPEDEHLRHVIDTMALYVLDGGCAFEQAIMERGRGNPLFNFLFVLGSKEHTYYVWRLYSFAQGDTLQRWRTEPFIMITGSGRWIPPSLPTSKSPEHEKESGSTHAGGRSRRVEPERTLTDAQRDEFEDMLRALTLERSQIKEAMGFSLDNADAAGEIVEVLTESLTLKETPIPTKIARLMLVSDILHNSSAPVRNASAYRTKFEATLPDIMESFNDLYRSIMGRITAEALKERVLKVLQVWADWFLFSDSYVNGLRATFLRPGNSGVIPFHSICGDAPEIEQKTTSEDIVVGGKTNQDAALAMGRGAAMKELMSLPIAELERRCRHNGLSLVGGREMMVARLLSLEEAEKQRGYELDDELKYAHNQVSSGKYSSNRQETSAEPEPVGLSSWNHYGDEDLPSQSRSSVSLASTLPIQQPELKAFTKKEKSDPVLPASKWAREDDESDDEQRRGGKNLGLSYSSSGSDNVDDGLIKADESESAAGTSFPAHAESGMNEEQRQKLRRLEVALIEYRESLEERGIKNLEEIDKKVESHRKRLQAEYGLSDSGEDGKSNTGKTTEKRDRHDVSRKRHRSRSPSDSPQPKLSGKDKDREHDLERDRDRQRDRSYDIDIERGKDRHREKSGSRERDDHDKDRSRDRDRDRRRRTK
- the LOC106768331 gene encoding protein RRC1 isoform X4, which encodes MSSFSITRKKTPFQKHREEEEAKKKRAEDETARLYAEFVESFQGDTTPGSKTFVRGGTINPNDRFKDDTEGEKSKDGVSVPKKGSRYVPSFIPPPMATKGKESERKKEEEKPKEKEKGKSRNIDHFMEELKHEQEMRERRNQEREHWRDGRHAEHSAQPSRFDELPDDFDPSGKLPGSFDDGDPQTTNLYVGNLSPKVDENFLLRTFGRFGPIASVKIMWPRTEEERRRQRNCGFVAFMNRADGQAAKDEMQGVVVYEYELKIGWGRSVALPSQALPAPPPGHMAIRSKEGSTVILSGPSGPPLTSVPNQNSELVLTPNVPDIMVTPPEDEHLRHVIDTMALYVLDGGCAFEQAIMERGRGNPLFNFLFVLGSKEHTYYVWRLYSFAQGDTLQRWRTEPFIMITGSGRWIPPSLPTSKSPEHEKESGSTHAGGRSRRVEPERTLTDAQRDEFEDMLRALTLERSQIKEAMGFSLDNADAAGEIVEVLTESLTLKETPIPTKIARLMLVSDILHNSSAPVRNASAYRTKFEATLPDIMESFNDLYRSIMGRITAEALKERVLKVLQVWADWFLFSDSYVNGLRATFLRPGNSGVIPFHSICGDAPEIEQKTTSEDIVVGGKTNQDAALAMGRGAAMKELMSLPIAELERRCRHNGLSLVGGREMMVARLLSLEEAEKQRGYELDDELKYAHNQVSSGKYSSNRQETSAEPEPVGLSSWNHYGDEDLPSQSRSSVSLASTLPIQQPELKAFTKKEKSDPVLPASKWAREDDESDDEQRRGGKNLGLSYSSSGSDNVDDGLIKADESESAAGTSFPAHAESGMNEEQRQKLRRLEVALIEYRESLEERGIKNLEEIDKKVESHRKRLQAEYGLSDSGEDGKTGKTTEKRDRHDVSRKRHRSRSPSDSPQPKLSGKDKDREHDLERDRDRQRDRSYDIDIERGKDRHREKSGSRERDDHDKDRSRDRDRDRRRRTK
- the LOC106768331 gene encoding protein RRC1 isoform X1 translates to MSSFSITRKKTPFQKHREEEEAKKKRAEDETARLYAEFVESFQGDTTPGSKTFVRGGTINPNDRFKDDTEGEKSKDGVSVPKKGSRYVPSFIPPPMATKGKESERKKEEEKPKEKEKGKSRNIDHFMEELKHEQEMRERRNQEREHWRDGRHAEHSAQPSRFDELPDDFDPSGKLPGSFDDGDPQTTNLYVGNLSPKVDENFLLRTFGRFGPIASVKIMWPRTEEERRRQRNCGFVAFMNRADGQAAKDEMQGVVVYEYELKIGWGRSVALPSQALPAPPPGHMAIRSKEGSTVILSGPSGPPLTSVPNQNSELVLTPNVPDIMVTPPEDEHLRHVIDTMALYVLDGGCAFEQAIMERGRGNPLFNFLFVLGSKEHTYYVWRLYSFAQGDTLQRWRTEPFIMITGSGRWIPPSLPTSKSPEHEKESGSTHAGGRSRRVEPERTLTDAQRDEFEDMLRALTLERSQIKEAMGFSLDNADAAGEIVEVLTESLTLKETPIPTKIARLMLVSDILHNSSAPVRNASAYRTKFEATLPDIMESFNDLYRSIMGRITAEALKERVLKVLQVWADWFLFSDSYVNGLRATFLRPGNSGVIPFHSICGDAPEIEQKTTSEDIVVGGKTNQDAALAMGRGAAMKELMSLPIAELERRCRHNGLSLVGGREMMVARLLSLEEAEKQRGYELDDELKYAHNQVSSGKYSSNRQETSAEPEPVGLSSWNHYGDEDLPSQSRSSVSLASTLPIQQPELKAFTKKEKSDPVLPASKWAREDDESDDEQRRGGKNLGLSYSSSGSDNVDDGLIKADESESAAGTSFPAHAESGMNEEQRQKLRRLEVALIEYRESLEERGIKNLEEIDKKVESHRKRLQAEYGLSDSGEDGKSNTGKTTEKRDRHDVSRKRHRSRSPSDSPQPKLSGKDKDREHDLERDRDRQRDRSYDIDIERGKDRHREKSGSRERDDHDKDRSRDRDRDRRRRTK
- the LOC106768331 gene encoding protein RRC1 isoform X3 — protein: MSSFSITRKKTPFQKHREEEEAKKKRAEDETARLYAEFVESFQGDTTPGSKTFVRGGTINPNDRFKDDTEGEKSKDGVSVPKKGSRYVPSFIPPPMATKGKESERKKEEEKPKEKEKGKSRNIDHFMEELKHEQEMRERRNQEREHWRDGRHAEHSAPSRFDELPDDFDPSGKLPGSFDDGDPQTTNLYVGNLSPKVDENFLLRTFGRFGPIASVKIMWPRTEEERRRQRNCGFVAFMNRADGQAAKDEMQGVVVYEYELKIGWGRSVALPSQALPAPPPGHMAIRSKEGSTVILSGPSGPPLTSVPNQNSELVLTPNVPDIMVTPPEDEHLRHVIDTMALYVLDGGCAFEQAIMERGRGNPLFNFLFVLGSKEHTYYVWRLYSFAQGDTLQRWRTEPFIMITGSGRWIPPSLPTSKSPEHEKESGSTHAGGRSRRVEPERTLTDAQRDEFEDMLRALTLERSQIKEAMGFSLDNADAAGEIVEVLTESLTLKETPIPTKIARLMLVSDILHNSSAPVRNASAYRTKFEATLPDIMESFNDLYRSIMGRITAEALKERVLKVLQVWADWFLFSDSYVNGLRATFLRPGNSGVIPFHSICGDAPEIEQKTTSEDIVVGGKTNQDAALAMGRGAAMKELMSLPIAELERRCRHNGLSLVGGREMMVARLLSLEEAEKQRGYELDDELKYAHNQVSSGKYSSNRQETSAEPEPVGLSSWNHYGDEDLPSQSRSSVSLASTLPIQQPELKAFTKKEKSDPVLPASKWAREDDESDDEQRRGGKNLGLSYSSSGSDNVDDGLIKADESESAAGTSFPAHAESGMNEEQRQKLRRLEVALIEYRESLEERGIKNLEEIDKKVESHRKRLQAEYGLSDSGEDGKSNTGKTTEKRDRHDVSRKRHRSRSPSDSPQPKLSGKDKDREHDLERDRDRQRDRSYDIDIERGKDRHREKSGSRERDDHDKDRSRDRDRDRRRRTK
- the LOC106768331 gene encoding protein RRC1 isoform X2; translated protein: MSSFSITRKKTPFQKHREEEEAKKKRAEDETARLYAEFVESFQGDTTPGSKTFVRGGTINPNDRFKDDTEGEKSKDGVSVPKKGSRYVPSFIPPPMATKGKESERKKEEEKPKEKEKGKSRNIDHFMEELKHEQEMRERRNQEREHWRDGRHAEHSAQPSRFDELPDDFDPSGKLPGSFDDGDPQTTNLYVGNLSPKVDENFLLRTFGRFGPIASVKIMWPRTEEERRRQRNCGFVAFMNRADGQAAKDEMQGVVVYEYELKIGWGRSVALPSQALPAPPPGHMAIRSKEGSTVILSGPSGPPLTSVPNQNSELVLTPNVPDIMVTPPEDEHLRHVIDTMALYVLDGGCAFEQAIMERGRGNPLFNFLFVLGSKEHTYYVWRLYSFAQGDTLQRWRTEPFIMITGSGRWIPPSLPTSKSPEHEKESGSTHAGGRSRRVEPERTLTDAQRDEFEDMLRALTLERSQIKEAMGFSLDNADAAGEIVEVLTESLTLKETPIPTKIARLMLVSDILHNSSAPVRNASAYRTKFEATLPDIMESFNDLYRSIMGRITAEALKERVLKVLQVWADWFLFSDSYVNGLRATFLRPGNSGVIPFHSICGDAPEIEQKTTSEDIVVGGKTNQDAALAMGRGAAMKELMSLPIAELERRCRHNGLSLVGGREMMVARLLSLEEAEKQRGYELDDELKYAHNQVSSGKYSSNRQETSAEPEPVGLSSWNHYGDEDLPSQSRSSVSLASTLPIQQPELKAFTKKEKSDPVLPASKWAREDDESDDEQRRGGKNLGLSYSSSGSDNVDDGLIKADESESAAGTSFPAHAESGMNEEQRQKLRRLEVALIEYRESLEERGIKNLEEIDKKVESHRKRLQAEYGLSDSGEDGKSNRKTTEKRDRHDVSRKRHRSRSPSDSPQPKLSGKDKDREHDLERDRDRQRDRSYDIDIERGKDRHREKSGSRERDDHDKDRSRDRDRDRRRRTK
- the LOC106768331 gene encoding protein RRC1 isoform X5; the protein is MSSFSITRKKTPFQKHREEEEAKKKRAEDETARLYAEFVESFQGDTTPGSKTFVRGGTINPNDRFKDDTEGEKSKDGVSVPKKGSRYVPSFIPPPMATKGKESERKKEEEKPKEKEKGKSRNIDHFMEELKHEQEMRERRNQEREHWRDGRHAEHSAQPSRFDELPDDFDPSGKLPGSFDDGDPQTTNLYVGNLSPKVDENFLLRTFGRFGPIASVKIMWPRTEEERRRQRNCGFVAFMNRADGQAAKDEMQGVVVYEYELKIGWGRSVALPSQALPAPPPGHMAIRSKEGSTVILSGPSGPPLTSVPNQNSELVLTPNVPDIMVTPPEDEHLRHVIDTMALYVLDGGCAFEQAIMERGRGNPLFNFLFVLGSKEHTYYVWRLYSFAQGDTLQRWRTEPFIMITGSGRWIPPSLPTSKSPEHEKESGSTHAGGRSRRVEPERTLTDAQRDEFEDMLRALTLERSQIKEAMGFSLDNADAAGEIVEVLTESLTLKETPIPTKIARLMLVSDILHNSSAPVRNASAYRTKFEATLPDIMESFNDLYRSIMGRITAEALKERVLKVLQVWADWFLFSDSYVNGLRATFLRPGNSGVIPFHSICGDAPEIEQKTTSEDIVVGGKTNQDAALAMGRGAAMKELMSLPIAELERRCRHNGLSLVGGREMMVARLLSLEEAEKQRGYELDDELKYAHNQVSSGKYSSNRQETSAEPEPVGLSSWNHYGDEDLPSQSRSSVSLASTLPIQQPELKAFTKKEKSDPVLPASKWAREDDESDDEQRRGGKNLGLSYSSSGSDNVDDGLIKADESESAAGTSFPAHAESGMNEEQRQKLRRLEVALIEYRESLEERGIKNLEEIDKKVESHRKRLQAEYGLSDSGEDGKRKTTEKRDRHDVSRKRHRSRSPSDSPQPKLSGKDKDREHDLERDRDRQRDRSYDIDIERGKDRHREKSGSRERDDHDKDRSRDRDRDRRRRTK